The proteins below come from a single Onychomys torridus chromosome 18, mOncTor1.1, whole genome shotgun sequence genomic window:
- the Ybey gene encoding endoribonuclease YbeY, whose product MSLVIKNLQRVVPIRRVPLRRKMDMVRSILGVKNFDLGIICIDNKSIQHINRIYRKKNIPTDVLSFPFHENLKAGEFPQPYSPDDYNLGDVFLGVEYIFQQCKENEDYYDILTVTATHGLCHLLGFTHNSEAEWQKMYNQEKLVLEELNRYTGSKLQPLSRGLY is encoded by the exons ATGAGTTTGGTGATTAAAAATCTGCAGCGGGTGGTCCCCATCAGAAGAGTGCCACTTCGCAGGAAGATGGATATGGTCAGGAGTATTTTAGGAGTGAAGAATTTTGACCTGGGGATCATCTGTATTGACAATAAGAGTATTCAGCACATTAATAGAATCTACAGGAAGAAAAACATCCCAACTGATGtgctttctttcccatttcatgAG AATCTGAAAGCAGGTGAATTTCCTCAGCCATACTCACCAGATGATTATAATCTGGGAGATGTTTTTCTAGGAGTGGAATATATCTTCCAGCAatgcaaagaaaatgaagattacTATGACATCCTAACG GTGACAGCCACCCATGGACTCTGTCACCTTCTGGGCTTCACCCACAACTCTGAGGCTGAGTGGCAAAAG ATGTACAACCAGGAGAAGCTGGTGCTGGAGGAACTAAATCGCTACACCGGAAGCAAGCTCCAGCCCCTGAGCAGGGGCCTCTACTAA